Genomic segment of Bicyclus anynana chromosome 7, ilBicAnyn1.1, whole genome shotgun sequence:
aaataacagatatgcatatatatttctaatgccagatCAGAtcattagtaaagataaattttaCTGTGTTACTTGGTTGTTGCCTACCTCAAATTGTAATTTGCATATAAACTTATTTCAccctttttgaagtcagtttaattttattaaattactcttCTCAGACTGAGGCATGTTTGCAACCCACTATCATTAAGGGTTCATTTAAAcaagcagcaactgctaccaaCGACTGCAGTTGACTGCTGTCAACTGCCACCAATTGCAATTGATGGTGGCAGTAACAGCTGCTGTTGGCAatgtgctgctcgtgtaaattaaCTTCAcctaaatcatgacataacttgatgattcaaacgtgcttgtaaactaagcctaattttgaatttgaataagaaTTTACTTTTTAGCATTTCAAACTACAAAAAGACAAACAGAATCCTGTCAAGATAACAATCTTAAGAATCCAGAGTATCAAGTTTCCTAAAACTGTAGCTTGATGCTGTGAAAACAAAACTTCCAAGTTAACATAAAACAGATAATGCCATTTATGTCACTGCcacaaactgaaaaatttgtgatTATAAATAAGGATTAAACTAAATGGATAAAGTAGGcacattttatcttttttatactttatcatAATAGTATCAGTTGGGtatcataaaatatacttaatctGTTATAAATTAACACCTCATAATTTCAATGAACACATGAACAAAATGTCAATAGGTCTTATTTTCCTTACAAGATAACTACTCCTCCAATTAATAATACCAGGAAATACAAGGTTAAACAGTTAAATACCGACTATACTTGTAATCTgacaaatattttgcaaaaatatttttttttaggttcTGTAGTGCTAACACATTCATATCATatgtacagtaaaagctccttattcacgctacctttattcacgttttcttttttataatgttttatctTAACTGAGTTTGCATACTCCGGTTATTCCTTggttaagacgtctttgacagataTATTTGCAggccttttttttttgtaacactaGAGTTTCATGAAGTTTACTGTCTCTACTAGCAAATGCAAAGGaccagtaaaattataaaagagtatttatcatttttcacttcagaaataatTCATTGTCTCCCGTAAATCAAATACTCCTATGAGGTTTTATGCAACTGGAGGCTACCAACTTcaatttccaaacaaaaaaaaaaattatcactaTGGCAAATAATTATCAACCATTGTCATTAATTGTCAAtacgtattttattaaatcccTACAAATCGAAGTGGAAATTTCCCAAATTGGGGAAAGATAATATCTCAATTTCCCGAAAAATCCCCGCCATTTGGGAAATTCCTCGCCATTTCGGGAATTCCTCGCAAGTTGGCAATGCTGTcacagataataaataaattgttcatagATCGTTTACTCGCCGTTCTCAATCGCTCGGTTTACATACCAGAGTCAAAAAGCGTCTGGTGAACAGGAAAAAAACGTTCCATGTTTAAGCTACGTTTACTATTTGACGGACCATTACGACGGACGGACGTACGCCGTTTAAATGGAAGTCAGTGAACTCGggttttaataaaacacagttattttaaaaatcaaagtatatttttttaaattcttataaaaatgttaataaaataaaaaatttagtcTGAGAAGAGTTAATGATGAAGTAGTGCCAGATTATACATGGAATAGATTATTGAAGGTCCAGTCAGCAGCATCTTTGATCTTGTACGAACCAATTAATATGTTAAATTGAAAATacttatcattattaacaagaGGTGCTAGATTAGGTAGGGGCTACATTATCGAAAGTCCACTGTATATTTGTGCTGTACATAAGTCCAGCAGTCAGCGGCGACACAGGCCATGGTCAGCGGCCAATATCCGCAGGCGCTCCTTGAGCCAGGCCGAGTCGCGGATGTGGTGCTCCAGGCGCGGGTCGCGGGGCGCGGGCGGGGGAGCgccccaccagccatacctgcaCGACAGTACCTTCTGTTATTATGTCTCCACACAAAGAATGGCTCCTTTGTCGCAACAGCCACAAAACAAAATGCGGTCATTGACCTCTTTTCTgtggtttcatacattttatatggatgACACCAGTAGCCGCTACAAGCCACATAACGTCACTTCTAGCTTTAGGTTGACAGCTTTTGTGGTTAAGTCCCGTTTGTGGCAAACTATCACtctgtttttatttacaagacggtggtcttCGGTTCGATCCCttaattaattggtccaggtctggctggtgggaggctgcggccgtggttagttagcATCCTAacgccaaagacgtaccaccaagctaTTTACAAAGcgttatgaaacacggctagaGCTGTAAACTGTATGTGTGTGCATACTCGTGCTGTGTGGTGAGCGGCTCGGCGAGCCTGTCGCGAGGACCGGCGTCGAACATGCGCTGCACGCGCCGCAGCGCGCTCTGCACACGCTCCTCGTCCTCGCGCGACTCGCGCCCGTACATCCCGCCGCGCACCACAGTCGCTGCAAGCGGTCGATACTGTAGCTATGTGGTCATGGCAACGGATACATTGTATACATCAAttagggctcccgcacacgggccaccacaaccacaaaacgccgctaccggcatatttaatgtagttttcatacaatttatatgaactccacacgctacaatcgtcgctgctcgttTGTGGCCCACACCCGCCCCAAACATCGCCACTCATATCATGTATAAATGCAGCCATGCTGTATcctgatactgcatgtatgggttaaaaagtagcagaCACCGaacacaagtgtcgaccaccggctacaagtggctgtcgcgtgcTTCAGCTACAtattttgtggccccttcttgtagcggcgtttgtgactgtcgcgtgtggcccgtgtgcggcgacactgaAACTTTAGTCATTTTAGTGATTTCTTAAAACGATTCCACGCTATGATGTTAGTTGCTTTCTGCTGCTCGGGTCACAAAAGCTTTGTATTGTCAGCTAATGATGTAAGCGATAGCAACTCACGCAGGCCGAGGGGCTTGACCGCGGACACGTCGGAGCGGCCCGGCTCGCGCTGCGCGGCGAAGCGCAGGCGGAAGGAGCGCGCGGGCCGCGAGCGCTCCGGCGCGGCGTCCCCGGGCTCGCTCGCCGTCGCCGACATCCCCGACATGGCCGACATGTTGCGCTGCACTGCCGCACTGACTGACTGTCTGACTGTTTGTTTGCGCAGACGCGGAGGCGGTGCTGCGCGAGGAGGAGGCGATCTCCCCTGATGGGCTGAGCGTGGCGCAGCAGCGAGAGCTGCGCGACAAGGCGCAGAACTTTACCTTCCAGACGGAGGTCAACCGTATGATGAAGCTCATCATCAACTCGCTGTACCGGAACAAGGAGGTACACTGTTAGgagaatttaaataaagtcaCAAGttgtatttattgaaatatttaaattgaaagaCAAAATTATTCAGAAATTAATCAAACTTAATTAGTTGATACGCagactatttaaaaacaaatcgaAGCGTTGGTAAACTAGCAAATGACTGTAAGATCACATTGACGATCTAATCAATCGATCACGTAAAGTTGCTTATATGgtgttataaaaaaactagtgtgctttagaccacacaactgaagtaaaaacattaaaaaaattaacaagatttttaaatattagtagtgGTAATTAAGGCTTGCTAGAACCAGGCCTTATGTACACTATACCCAGCTGGCCCTGAAGAAATGCTCATCTTTCTATTGTAGATTTTCCTGCGTGAACTGATCTCCAACGGCTCGGACGCGCTGGACAAGATCCGGCTGCTGTCTCTAACTGACACAGACGTGTTGGCCGCCAACCCTGACCTCAGCATCCGCATCAAGGCTGACCCTGAGCGCCGCCTGCTGCACATCATCGATACGGGAGTGGGCATGACGCGCGCTGACCTGGTCAACAACCTGGGCACCATCGCCAAGTCTGGCACCGCCGACTTCTTATCCAAGATGCAGGACTCGGGCGCGGCGGCTGGTGGCGCGCAGGAGATGAACGATATGATCGGACAGTTCGGTGTCGGCTTCTACTCGTCCTTCCTCGTAGCCGACCGCGTCACTGTGGTCAGCAAGCATAATGACGACAAGCAGCACGTGTGGGACTCGGATGCTACATCCTTCAGCGTTGCGGAAGATCCACGCGGTGATACCTTGGGCCGCGGCACGCATATAACACTGCATCTCAAAGAAGAGGCGGCTGATTATCTGCAGCCTGACACTATTCGCGCGCTCGTCAAGAAGTACTCTCAGTTCATCAACTTCCCCATCCACTTGTGGGCCTCGCGCACTGAGACAGTAGAAGAACCGGCGGAAGAAGAAAAAGACACGGATGAGGACGCAGACGAGGACGCCAAGGTGGAGGACGCGGCGGCCGACGAGCCTGCGGAACCCAAGCGCACGGAGCGGACGGTGTGGGAGTGGCAGATCATGAACGACAACAAGCCGCTGTGGACGCGCAAGCCGGCCGACGTGAGCGACGACGAGTACGCGCAGTTCTACAAGAGCCTGACAAAGGATACGGCTGCACCGCTCGCACGCGCGCACTTTGTGGCCGAGGGCGAGGTGACATTCCGCGCTCTGCTGTTCGTGCCGCGCGCTCAGCCCGCCGAATCCTTCAACCGGTACGGCACCAAGACTGACCACATCAAGTTGTACGTGCGCCGCGTGTTCATCACGGACGAGTTCAACGAGCTCATGCCCAACTACTTAGCCTTCATTCAGGGCATCGTGGATTCTGACGACTTGCCGTTAAACGTGAGCCGAGAGACGCTGCAGCAGCATAAgctcatcaaaatcatcaagaAGAAGTTGGTGCGGAAGGCGCTCGATATGTTGAAGAAGATTCCCGACGACGAGTACGACCACTTCTGGAAGGAGTACTCGACCAACGTGAAGCTTGGTGTCATTGAGGACCCGTCCAACCGCTCGCGCTTGGCCAAGCTGCTGCGCTTCCAGTCGTCGCGCGGCTCCGAGCTCACGTTCTTGGCCGACTACGTGACGCGCATGAAACCCAAGCAGAGCCACATCTACTACATCGCGGGCGCCAGCCGCGCTGAGGTGAGTAGCACCCTGCACCCtgcaaattataatataatgactACCTTCTAACAGGTGAAAATCGAGAAAATCGTGCTTTTACgagtttattacaaaaaaaacagtTCTGTGTACTGAATATTGGCTaaagactaataataataaatacagatcCAAAATGCATTTTTTCGACAGCTTCTCGAGACTGGCCACCTCATTCTCTACTGACTGCTTGTACTCTatccaaatctaagctcatattcttcagaaaatgacagacaattttgttcgtgactatgagtgcgatacaggtccttctgtcAAAAGCACAATGACTTTGTGCTTTTGACTAGGggttttttttgtgttcagttctcagaccaattatagaaggacctgtatcgcactcatagtcacgaacaaaattgtctgtcattttctgaagaatatgagcttagatttggtacatttcttatactaaactagaagtttttgcccgttttttacacaattcaattatacaaaaatgtatttttacggggctctttaaccgacgaatacaattacaactataaaacatcaattctatagacacagtttttacaatcgcattagatcgttgatcatatactttgacagaaaagttacgtctagcgaggcaggtcctatacaataattggt
This window contains:
- the LOC112043587 gene encoding uncharacterized protein LOC112043587, translating into MSAMSGMSATASEPGDAAPERSRPARSFRLRFAAQREPGRSDVSAVKPLGLPTVVRGGMYGRESREDEERVQSALRRVQRMFDAGPRDRLAEPLTTQHEYGWWGAPPPAPRDPRLEHHIRDSAWLKERLRILAADHGLCRR
- the LOC112043586 gene encoding endoplasmin, which gives rise to MKNYLLLGVGVLLLSGWCRAQEGVPSVEEVTVDADLGASREGSRTDAEAVLREEEAISPDGLSVAQQRELRDKAQNFTFQTEVNRMMKLIINSLYRNKEIFLRELISNGSDALDKIRLLSLTDTDVLAANPDLSIRIKADPERRLLHIIDTGVGMTRADLVNNLGTIAKSGTADFLSKMQDSGAAAGGAQEMNDMIGQFGVGFYSSFLVADRVTVVSKHNDDKQHVWDSDATSFSVAEDPRGDTLGRGTHITLHLKEEAADYLQPDTIRALVKKYSQFINFPIHLWASRTETVEEPAEEEKDTDEDADEDAKVEDAAADEPAEPKRTERTVWEWQIMNDNKPLWTRKPADVSDDEYAQFYKSLTKDTAAPLARAHFVAEGEVTFRALLFVPRAQPAESFNRYGTKTDHIKLYVRRVFITDEFNELMPNYLAFIQGIVDSDDLPLNVSRETLQQHKLIKIIKKKLVRKALDMLKKIPDDEYDHFWKEYSTNVKLGVIEDPSNRSRLAKLLRFQSSRGSELTFLADYVTRMKPKQSHIYYIAGASRAEVEKSPFAERLVQAGYEVLYLTEPVDEYCLSSLPEYDGKKFQNIAKEIFDLDQSEAEKARLEAARVEFEPLTSWLGTQLNEWVTRATVSRRLARSPAALAATPFGWTGNMERLALSNAHQKADDAQRRHQLAQKKLLEINPRHPVVRELLRRVREDPDDPLARDAARTLYRTAALRSGFLLQEGQATDFAQSVEGMLQRALGLSPDAVPEVEDEVEEVETEAEADAPEVDADAHEEL